From Toxorhynchites rutilus septentrionalis strain SRP chromosome 2, ASM2978413v1, whole genome shotgun sequence, a single genomic window includes:
- the LOC129769384 gene encoding uncharacterized protein LOC129769384 isoform X1: MSIPVVGDGRNAGAQAGGSTPPGGVVSVHAREVLRGSENYNCWAFSTKMVLIKKRTWCAVKDRNEGDPEVSDEVSEQALATICQNIDRSIYGLVQNAKTAKEAWDALRNTFEDSGSTRKIGLLRRLTGIRLVEAERDDDVICQSPQEYVNEIMVTCNQLSEVGFKVDDTWMCSLVLKGLPKKYDPMILGLESSGVALPGTDSKPVESEGVFFSKQNLSKKQVDKSGKQVDKSTVKCFRCKKIGHFASECQKEKRPVQKGNAAFYAANAVQSNERNDTDWFFDSGATVHLCRNKEILENPQDVSTRINVANNAAVEVVAKGSVKLEVNCGERTCDLTMSDVLCVPDLAINLLSVSKVCKNGFRVLFTKEECQVVDPDNAIVAIGREVDGLYKLSEVKKPVGNLVKDGRYELWHRRMGHLSASGMKRLKSMVTGLEFEVKDPAKCVPCIEAKHCRQPFEAKGHREDRILELVHSDLCGPMESESMGDSRYFLTFIDVASRKTVVYSLKSKEEVLESLQDYKALVENQTGQRIKRIRTDNGREYVNRNFRNFLRKEGI, translated from the exons ATGTCTATTCCGGTTGTTGGCGATGGAAGAAATGCTGGAGCCCAAGCTGGCGGATCGACACCACCCGGTGGTGTGGTTTCGGTGCACGCGAGGGAAGTGCTTCGTGGATCTGAAAATTACAATTGCTGGGCGTTCTCAACCAAGATGGTGCTCATCAAGAAGCGGACCTGGTGTGCCGTGAAGGACCGTAATGAAGGAGATCCGGAAGTAAGCGATGAGGTGTCGGAACAAGCTCTGGCGACCATTTGCCAGAACATCGACCGGAGCATCTACGGATTAGTTCAAAATGCGAAGACAGCGAAGGAAGCATGGGACGCGTTACGGAACACATTCGAGGATAGCGGTTCTACCCGTAAGATTGGACTTCTGCGAAGGTTGACGGGAATTCGCTTGGTAGAAGCCGAGCGGGACGATGATGTCATTTGCCAATCTCCCCAGGAATATGTGAACGAGATCATGGTGACCTGTAACCAGCTGTCGGAGGTCGGGTTCAAGGTGGACGATACCTGGATGTGTAGTTTGGTACTCAAGGGTTTACCGAAGAAATATGATCCAATGATCTTGGGCCTGGAATCGTCTGGAGTGGCGCTGCCGGGGAC GGATTCGAAGCCGGTTGAAAGTGAGGGTGTGTTCTTCAGCAAGCAGAACTTATCAAAGAAGCAGGTGGATAAGTCTGGCAAGCAAGTCGACAAGTCTACCGTGAAGTGTTTCCGTTGCAAGAAAATCGGACACTTTGCATCGGAATGCCAGAAAGAGAAGCGTCCTGTCCAGAAAGGTAATGCGGCTTTCTATGCTGCTAATGCTGTGCAGTCGAATGAGAGGAATGACACTGATTGGTTTTTTGATTCTGGCGCAACCGTTCATTTGTGTCGGAACAAGGAGATTCTGGAAAACCCACAGGATGTGTCTACTAGGATCAATGTGGCCAATAACGCTGCGGTGGAAGTCGTGGCGAAAGGATCGGTAAAGCTGGAAGTGAATTGCGGTGAAAGGACATGTGACCTCACAATGAGCGACGTGCTGTGCGTTCCGGATCTGGCGATTAATCTACTTTCGGTGAGCAAGGTATGCAAGAATGGATTTCGAGTGTTGTTCACCAAGGAAGAGTGCCAAGTAGTCGATCCGGACAATGCGATAGTTGCGATTGGTCGTGAAGTTGATGGCCTGTACAAGCTATCCGAAGTGAAGAAGCCCGTGGGGAATCTGGTCAAAGACGGTAGATACGAGCTATGGCACCGGCGAATGGGACACCTCTCAGCCAGTGGAATGAAGCGATTGAAAAGTATGGTGACTGGTTTGGAGTTCGAGGTGAAGGATCCGGCGAAGTGCGTACCATGTATTGAAGCTAAACATTGTCGTCAACCATTTGAAGCAAAGGGACATCGAGAGGATCGCATACTGGAACTGGTCCACTCGGATTTGTGTGGTCCCATGGAATCAGAGTCGATGGGAGACAGTCGTTATTTTCTGACCTTCATTGACGTTGCAAGTCGGAAAACTGTCGTGTATTCTCTGAAGTCCAAGGAGGAAGTACTGGAATCGTTGCAGGATTACAAAGCTTTGGTGGAGAATCAGACGGGACAGAGGATCAAGCGGATTCGGACGGATAATGGAAGAGAGTACGTGAACCGGAATTTCCGGAATTtcttacggaaggaaggaatttAA
- the LOC129769741 gene encoding uncharacterized protein LOC129769741, producing the protein MDFNISNKTKNNSSISRKKPSKSQKAKLATQRLLKLRRKTFPTHKIPQSKLKKALDFLESKPEPEATTEPRYPMCFGNIAYQVSTSRWVNNFMSDTQNVMRVACQCAERGQWTDFMKTVQILCEDPRFYDMHAALRNAFFGIIADPSLDDRSFLESYLYSNPRCKNPGDVEYCISKILEVFQGIMIKSNLRSKEDDDD; encoded by the exons ATGGATTTCAACATCTCGAACAAAACTAAAAATAATTCTTCGATTTCGAGGAAAAAGCCGTCGAAATCTCAAAAGGCCAAACTAGCCACACAACGGTTGCTCAAACTACGCCGCAAAACATTCCCAACGCATAAAATACCACAATCGAAGCTGAAGAAGGCGCTAGACTTCCTAGAAAGCAAACCGGAACCGGAGGCGACCACCGAACCAAGGTACCCCATGTGCTTCGGAAATATTGCGTACCAAGTGAGCACGTCCCGATGGGTGAACAACTTTATGTCCGATACCCAGAACGTGATGCGTGTGGCGTGTCAGTGCGCCGAACGGGGCCAGTGGACTGACTTCATGAAAACGGTCCAGATCCTGTGCGAAGATCCACGGTTCTACGATATGCATGCTGCTTTGAgg AATGCCTTTTTTGGGATCATTGCAGATCCCAGTTTGGACGATCGATCTTTCTTAGAATCATACTTGTATTCTAATCCTCGCTGTAAGAATCCAGGAGATGTCGAATACTGTATCAGCAAAATCCTAGAAGTATTCCAAGGGATTATGATTAAGTCAAATCTGCGAAGTAAGGAGGATGATGATGATTAG
- the LOC129769384 gene encoding nitrilase and fragile histidine triad fusion protein NitFhit isoform X2: MRSSLLRSGGCLLVKSFSSQSTKLVYCRTMASLGFSNKPKIAIAQMRSTNDKLHNMSQVKSAVEKAKSQEATFVFFPECCDYVGSNREETLRLSEPLTGQTVAEYKRLAREHGLWLSLGGVHESIVDEATAVGGGVKNIYNTHVVIDDKGEIVGTYRKLHMFNVITPEFKFRESETVRSGNELVPPIETPIGRVGLQICYDVRFSEASTLLRKQGAEILTYPSAFAASTGKAHWEVLLRARAIENQCFVVAAAQIGFHNKKRESYGHAMVVNPWGIILGESGPDDVDVVVTELDFGRLESVRNNMPCFEHRRDDTYNLSYRGGTARAQINEKQYSFGTCDILKEMVFYSSEHCYAFVNIRCVVPGHVLVSTKRSAARLPDLTPAEINDLFQTVCKVQKVAEKLYDATSSTVTVQDGPEAGQTVFQVHCHVMPRHVGDFPENDQIYGELNRHDKDPERPRRSPEEMAAEAEKFREAFLRMGL, translated from the exons ATGCGTTCATCATTGTTGCGTAGTGGCGGTTGTCTGCTAGTCAAATCATTCAGCAGCCAATCGACGAAGCTGGTATACTGCAGAACTATGGCTAGCTTGGGTTTCAGTAATAAGCCAAAGATTGCAATTGCCCAGATGCGATCCACCAATGATAAGCTACATAATATGAGTCAAGTGAAATCAGCCGTGGAGAAAGCCAAGAGTCAGGAAGCGACG TTTGTATTCTTCCCGGAATGCTGCGATTATGTGGGTAGCAATCGCGAAGAAACCCTCCGCCTTTCGGAACCATTAACTGGCCAAACAGTGGCCGAGTACAAGCGGCTTGCCCGGGAACACGGCCTGTGGTTGTCACTCGGTGGAGTTCATGAATCAATTGTGGATGAGGCGACGGCGGTTGGAGGGGGTGTTAAGAATATTTACAACACGCACGTTGTGATCGATGACAAAGGAGAAATCGTGGGCACCTATCGAAAGCTGCATATGTTCAACGTCATTACGCCGGAGTTTAAATTCCGGGAATCCGAAACGGTCCGGTCCGGTAACGAATTGGTCCCACCAATTGAAACGCCAATCGGCAGAGTTGGTTTACAAATA TGCTACGACGTGCGCTTCTCGGAGGCCAGCACTTTGCTCCGGAAGCAGGGAGCGGAGATTCTAACCTATCCCTCCGCGTTTGCGGCGTCCACGGGGAAGGCGCACTGGGAGGTACTGCTGCGGGCACGTGCCATCGAGAACCAGTGCTTCGTGGTGGCGGCGGCACAAATCGGATTCCACAACAAGAAGCGTGAAAGCTACGGGCACGCCATGGTTGTCAACCCGTGGGGTATCATTCTGGGCGAAAGCGGACCAGACGATGTGGACGTTGTTGTGACCGAGTTGGACTTCGGAAGGTTGGAGAGTGTAAGGAACAATATGCCGTGTTTTGAGCACCGAAGAGACGACACGTACAATTTGTCGTACCGAGGGGGAACAGCAAGAGCACAGATCAACGAGAAACAGTATAGTTTCGGAACGTGCGACATTCTCAAAGAGATGGTATTCTACTCGTCGGAACATTGCTACGCATTCGTGAACATTCGCTGCGTTGTTCCCGGAC ATGTTCTAGTATCCACGAAGCGCTCCGCAGCTCGCCTCCCGGATTTAACTCCGGCCGAAATAAACGATTTGTTCCAGACCGTTTGCAAGGTCCAGAAGGTGGCGGAAAAGCTGTACGACGCAACATCCTCTACTGTGACTGTCCAGGATGGACCCGAAGCGGGACAGACCGTCTTCCAGGTGCATTGCCATGTGATGCCCCGACATGTGGGTGATTTTCCGGAGAATGATCAAATCTATGGTGAACTGAACCGGCATGATAAAGATCCGGAAAGACCGAGACGGTCTCCCGAAGAGATGGCAGCCGAAGCCGAGAAGTTCCGGGAGGCATTCCTGAGGATGGGGTTGTGA